The genomic interval TGTCGCAGATGTACGGGGTTCCGCCTCAGTACCTGTACAACCTTGAGAACTCGACGCAGGAACAGACCAGCGAGATGTCGCGTGCTTACGTTGACACTTGCCTCGGGTCATACCTTGCGTCGATCCAGACCGAACTCGGGTTCAAGTTGCTTCCAGGCCGCGACTCCGGCGAGCGATACCGAGTCTGGTTCGACACTGCTCCGCTGATTCGCGGCACGTTCAGCGAACAGGTCGGAGCAATCCAGACCGCGATTCAATCGGGCATCATGACCCGAAACGAAGCACGTTCGATGATGGGTTACACCCCGATCGAAGGTGGTGACGAGATTCTAATTGGTCCCAACATGCTCCCGGTGGAGCAGAATCAGGAAATGGCTGCTGATGAAGATCGAACGCCGAATGATGCCAGCGGAAGCGCTGACGAAGACGCGAGCGGGATCGACTCGGACGATTGAGGGCATCGCGGTCCCGTACCGCAGTCTCTCCGTCATCCTTCGCGACCGCCCGCGCGCATACCGCGAAAAGATCGAGCCTCGTGCGATGCAGATCGACGACTCGGTCTCGATGTTCAT from bacterium carries:
- a CDS encoding phage portal protein, with the translated sequence GMLRPIVVHTESDVKQVGQSLTDQDWIAARRFTINQVSQMYGVPPQYLYNLENSTQEQTSEMSRAYVDTCLGSYLASIQTELGFKLLPGRDSGERYRVWFDTAPLIRGTFSEQVGAIQTAIQSGIMTRNEARSMMGYTPIEGGDEILIGPNMLPVEQNQEMAADEDRTPNDASGSADEDASGIDSDD